From a single Accipiter gentilis chromosome 8, bAccGen1.1, whole genome shotgun sequence genomic region:
- the RNF126 gene encoding E3 ubiquitin-protein ligase RNF126 isoform X1 has product MAEASPQPGRFFCHCCSAEIAPRLPDYICPRCESGFIEELPEEPRNADNETSSSMSASDQSRHPFENVDQHLFTLPQGYGQFAFGIFDDSFEFPFGSNVQSEDNRDSENRREREHQSRHRYGARQPRARLATRRAAGRHEGVPTLEGIIQQLVNGIIAPTTIPNLGLGPWGVLHSNPMDYAWGANGLDAIITQLLNQFENTGPPPADKEKIQALPTIQIAQEHVDSGLECPVCKEDYTVGENVRQLPCNHLFHNSCIVPWLEQHDTCPVCRKSLSGQNTATNPPGLTGMNFSSSSSSSSSSSPSNENSSNNS; this is encoded by the exons GACTATATTTGCCCACGGTGTGAATCTGGTTTTATTGAAGAACTTCCTGAAGAGCCAAG GAATGCTGACAATGAGACCAGCTCTTCTATGTCAGCCAGCGATCAGAGCAGGCATCCTTTTGAG AATGTGGATCAGCACTTATTCACCTTGCCACAGGGCTATGGCCAATTTGCCTTTGGGATCTTTGATGACAGCTTTGAGTTTCCGTTCGGGTCCAATGTGCAGTCAGAAGATAACAGGGACTCTGAGAACCGGAGGGAGCGAGAGCATCAGTCTCGGCATCGATACGGTGCAAGGCAGCCCCGAGCCCGTCTCGCCACACGCCGTGCCGCTGGCAGGCACGAGGGAGTTCCCACACTAGAAGG AATCATTCAGCAGCTGGTCAACGGAATTATTGCACCTACAACAATACCAAACCTAGGACTAGGTCCTTG GGGAGTCTTGCATTCAAATCCAATGGACTACGCATGGGGTGCCAACGGCTTGGATGCAATTATTACACAG TTACTAAATCAGTTTGAAAACACTGGACCGCCGCCAGCAGACAAAGAAAAGATCCAGGCCCTCCCCACTATACAAATTGCACAGGAACATGTAG ATTCTGGGTTAGAGTGTCCTGTGTGTAAAGAAGACTATACAGTCGGTGAAAATGTCCGACAGTTACCTTGCAATCATCTATTCCACAACAGCTGTATAGTCCCTTGGCTGGAACAG CATGACACGTGTCCTGTGTGCCGGAAAAGCTTAAGTGGACAAAACACTGCCACAAACCCCCCAGGACTCACGGGGATGAACTtctcatcatcctcctcctcctcttcctccagctcacCAAGTAATGAAAACTCATCGAACAACTCATGA
- the RNF126 gene encoding E3 ubiquitin-protein ligase RNF126 isoform X2, producing the protein MSASDQSRHPFENVDQHLFTLPQGYGQFAFGIFDDSFEFPFGSNVQSEDNRDSENRREREHQSRHRYGARQPRARLATRRAAGRHEGVPTLEGIIQQLVNGIIAPTTIPNLGLGPWGVLHSNPMDYAWGANGLDAIITQLLNQFENTGPPPADKEKIQALPTIQIAQEHVDSGLECPVCKEDYTVGENVRQLPCNHLFHNSCIVPWLEQHDTCPVCRKSLSGQNTATNPPGLTGMNFSSSSSSSSSSSPSNENSSNNS; encoded by the exons ATGTCAGCCAGCGATCAGAGCAGGCATCCTTTTGAG AATGTGGATCAGCACTTATTCACCTTGCCACAGGGCTATGGCCAATTTGCCTTTGGGATCTTTGATGACAGCTTTGAGTTTCCGTTCGGGTCCAATGTGCAGTCAGAAGATAACAGGGACTCTGAGAACCGGAGGGAGCGAGAGCATCAGTCTCGGCATCGATACGGTGCAAGGCAGCCCCGAGCCCGTCTCGCCACACGCCGTGCCGCTGGCAGGCACGAGGGAGTTCCCACACTAGAAGG AATCATTCAGCAGCTGGTCAACGGAATTATTGCACCTACAACAATACCAAACCTAGGACTAGGTCCTTG GGGAGTCTTGCATTCAAATCCAATGGACTACGCATGGGGTGCCAACGGCTTGGATGCAATTATTACACAG TTACTAAATCAGTTTGAAAACACTGGACCGCCGCCAGCAGACAAAGAAAAGATCCAGGCCCTCCCCACTATACAAATTGCACAGGAACATGTAG ATTCTGGGTTAGAGTGTCCTGTGTGTAAAGAAGACTATACAGTCGGTGAAAATGTCCGACAGTTACCTTGCAATCATCTATTCCACAACAGCTGTATAGTCCCTTGGCTGGAACAG CATGACACGTGTCCTGTGTGCCGGAAAAGCTTAAGTGGACAAAACACTGCCACAAACCCCCCAGGACTCACGGGGATGAACTtctcatcatcctcctcctcctcttcctccagctcacCAAGTAATGAAAACTCATCGAACAACTCATGA
- the FGF22 gene encoding fibroblast growth factor 22, with protein MRRGGPAALAACLAGALAVLAGPGPGPGPGPGAGAGSAAWGGRRPPRSYGHLEGDVRWRRLFSATRFFLRIDGGGGVEGTRWRERPGSIVEIRSVRVGVVAIRAVHTGFYLAMNKQGRLYGSKEFSPNCKFTERIEENGYNTYASLRWRHRGRPMFLSLNSKGRPQRGGKTRRQHLSTHFLPMLVS; from the exons atgaGGCGCGGGGGCCCCGCCGCCCTCGCCGCCTGCCTCGCCGGGGCGCTCGCCGtgctggcggggccggggccggggccgggaccgggaccgggggcgggggcgggcagcgccgccTGGGGCGGCCGGCGGCCCCCCCGCAGCTACGGCCACCTGGAAGGTGACGTGCGCTGGCGGCGGCTCTTCTCCGCCACCCGCTTCTTCCTCCGCatcgacggcggcggcggcgtggaGGGAACGCGCTGGAGGGAGCGGCCGGGCA GCATCGTCGAGATCCGATCGGTGCGTGTCGGCGTCGTGGCCATCCGGGCGGTGCACACCGGCTTCTACCTGGCCATGAACAAGCAGGGGAGGCTCTACGGGTCG AAGGAGTTCAGCCCCAACTGCAAGTTCACGGAGCGCATCGAGGAGAACGGCTACAACACCTACGCATCACTGCGCTGGCGGCACCGGGGCCGTCCCATGTTCCTCTCGCTCAATAGCAAGGGCAGGCCGCAGCGAGGGGGCAAGACGCGCCGGCAGCACCTCTCTACCCACTTCCTCCCCATGCTCGTCAGCTGA